A window of the Salvelinus fontinalis isolate EN_2023a chromosome 14, ASM2944872v1, whole genome shotgun sequence genome harbors these coding sequences:
- the LOC129869591 gene encoding volume-regulated anion channel subunit LRRC8D-like — MMFTLTEVAALNDIQPTYRILKPWWDVFMDYLGVVMLMLAIFSGTMQLTKDQVVCLPILEPASEDPSGFTTPQPVEGSGSGSGNGGSRVTLAAAPLVTKDLPDSVVHQIHFPHSGGVGQQPLPTGVRTNLDFQQYVFVNQMCYHVALPWYSKYFPYLALIHTIVLMVSSNFWFKYPKTCSKIEHFVGILGKCFESPWTTKALSETACEDSEENKQRLTGAPFLPKHFSTSSEEGSPNQSNPMLAKSEVKFTADKPVIEVPCMTILDNKDGEQAKALFEKVRKFRTHVEDSDLIYKLYVAQTVIKTVKFILILCYTMTFVAAIDFDHVCEPDIKHLTGYTKFQCTHNMAFMLRKLLVSYISLVCIYGLICIYTLFWLFRRPLKEYSFEKVREESSFSDIPDVKNDFAFLLHMVDQYDQLYSKRFGVFLSEVSENKLREISLNHEWTFEKLRQHVTRNAQDKLELHLFMLSGLPDAVFDLTDLEILKLELIPEARITAKISQMINIQELHFYHCPAKVEQTAFSFLRDHLRCLHVKFTDVAEIPTWVYLLKSLRELYLVGNLNSENNKMIGLESLRDMRHLKILHLKSNLTKVPTNITDLSPHLIKLVVHNDGTKLLVLNSLKKMMNLAELELHNCELERIPHAIFSLTNLQELDLKSNNIRTIEEVISFQHLKRLICLKLWHNKIITIPLSISHVKNLESLYLSHNKLESLPVPLFNLLKLRYLDISHNSIVVIPLEIGFMQNLQHFAITGNKVEVVPKQLFKCTKLRTLCLGHNCIAVLPEKISNLVQLTNLELKGNCLDRLPPQLGQCHLLRRHCLVVEDHLFDSLPLEIKESINQEANVPFANGV, encoded by the exons A TGATGTTTACTCTTACCGAGGTAGCCGCCCTgaatgacatccagccaacctATCGGATCCTGAAACCATGGTGGGACGTCTTTATGGACTACCTGGGCGTCGTCATGCTGATGCTGGCCATATTTTCTGGAACTATGCAGTTAACCAAAGACCAGGTGGTTTGCCTTCCTATCCTGGAACCAGCTTCAGAGGACCCCAGCGGTTTCACAACACCGCAGCCAGTGGAGGGGTCTGGTTCTGGGTCAGGGAACGGAGGAAGTAGGGTGACGCTAGCCGCCGCTCCTCTAGTGACTAAGGATCTACCGGATAGTGTTGTTCATCAGATTCACTTTCCACATTCTGGTGGTGTTGGACAGCAGCCTCTGCCAACAGGCGTCAGGACAAACCTGGACTTTCAGCAGTATGTTTTTGTAAATCAGATGTGCTATCATGTCGCCCTGCCGTGGTATTCTAAATACTTCCCATACCTTGCTCTTATACACACCATCGTCCTCATGGTCAGCAGTAACTTCTGGTTCAAATATCCAAAGACTTGTTCGAAAATAGAGCATTTTGTGGGGATTCTGGGGAAGTGTTTTGAGTCTCCTTGGACGACCAAGGCATTATCTGAGACGGCATGTGAGGACTCAGAGGAGAATAAGCAAAGGCTCACTGGTGCCCCTTTCCTGCCAAAACATTTCTCAACCAGCAGTGAAGAGGGAAGTCCTAACCAGTCCAACCCGATGCTGGCTAAGTCTGAGGTCAAGTTCACTGCTGATAAGCCTGTCATTGAAGTCCCATGCATGACCATACTAGACAATAAAGATGGAGAGCAGGCCAAGGCCCTATTTGAAAAGGTTAGGAAGTTTCGTACCCACGTGGAAGACAGTGATTTGATCTACAAGCTCTACGTTGCCCAAACAGTGATCAAAACTGTGAAGTTCATTTTGATCTTGTGTTACACAATGACGTTTGTTGCTGCCATTGACTTTGACCATGTGTGTGAGCCTGACATAAAACATTTAACTGGATACACTAAATTCCAATGCACACATAATATGGCATTCATGTTAAGGAAGCTGCTTGTCAGCTATATTTCCCTCGTCTGTATATACGGCCTCATCTGTATATACACTCTCTTCTGGCTCTTTCGACGACCTCTCAAGGAGTACTCTTTTGAGAaagtcagagaggagagtagcTTCAGTGACATTCCTGACGTGAAGAACGACTTTGCGTTTCTCTTGCACATGGTCGATCAGTACGACCAGCTGTACTCTAAGCGGTTTGGTGTCTTCCTCTCTGAAGTCAGTGAGAACAAGCTGCGGGAGATCAGCTTGAATCACGAGTGGACATTCGAGAAACTGAGACAGCATGTAACCCGCAACGCTCAGGACAAACTGGAGCTCCATCTCTTCATGTTGTCAGGTTTGCCAGACGCTGTCTTTGACCTGACAGATCTGGAGATCCTGAAGCTGGAGCTGATCCCAGAGGCCAGGATAACAGCCAAGATCTCCCAGATGATCAACATTCAGGAGCTACACTTCTACCACTGTCCTGCCAAAGTCGAGCAGACCGCGTTCAGTTTCCTTCGTGACCACCTCCGGTGCCTTCATGTCAAGTTTACGGATGTAGCCGAGATCCCCACTTGGGTGTACCTGTTGAAAAGTCTGAGGGAGCTGTACTTGGTCGGGAATCTGAATTCTGAAAACAACAAGATGATCGGATTAGAATCCCTCAGAGACATGAGGCATCTAAAGATTCTGCATCTAAAAAGCAATTTGACGAAGGTCCCGACCAACATAACAGATCTCTCTCCACACCTGATCAAGCTGGTGGTACACAATGACGGTACTAAACTCCTGGTACTGAACAGTTTGAAGAAAATGATGAACCTAGCTGAACTAGAGCTTCACAACTGTGAACTGGAGAGGATACCCCATGCTATTTTCAGTTTGACCAACCTGCAGGAGCTGGACCTGAAATCCAACAACATTCGCACCATTGAGGAGGTCATCAGCTTCCAGCACCTCAAGAGGCTGATCTGCCTCAAACTGTGGCACAATAAAATCATTACCATTCCATTGTCAATAAGCCATGTTAAAAACCTTGAGTCCCTCTACCTTTCGCACAATAAACTTGAATCTCTGCCCGTACCCTTGTTTAACCTGCTCAAGCTGAGGTATCTGGACATTAGCCACAACTCCATAGTGGTAATTCCGCTGGAGATTGGTTTCATGCAGAACCTCCAGCACTTTGCTATTACAGGCAACAAGGTGGAGGTAGTACCCAAGCAGCTGTTTAAGTGCACCAAACTGAGGACACTATGTCTGGGACACAATTGTATCGCCGTCCTTCCAGAGAAGATCAGCAATCTGGTGCAGCTAACAAACCTGGAGCTGAAGGGAAACTGTCTGGACCGCCTGCCGCCCCAGCTAGGCCAGTGTCACCTCCTCCGCAGGCACTGCCTGGTGGTGGAGGACCACCTGTTTGACTCACTCCCCCTAGAGATCAAGGAGAGTATCAATCAGGAAGCCAACGTGCCCTTTGCTAATGGGGTGTGA